In Arthrobacter sp. QXT-31, one genomic interval encodes:
- a CDS encoding YceD family protein, whose protein sequence is MMFDVKDLGRSPGSMRTLTEHVPAPEDLGVALIGVQEGSDIELDLRLEAVHEGILVSGTALAEVKGECGRCLDPLAYDLEVNVQELFFYEGALPSDEEDDEEQRRVEHDLIDLEPVLRDAVVTALPFQPVCREDCQGLCSECGARLEDDPGHHHEVVDPRWAALADLAKPDRQN, encoded by the coding sequence TTGATGTTTGACGTCAAGGACCTCGGGCGCAGCCCGGGGAGCATGCGTACACTGACGGAACATGTACCCGCGCCGGAAGATCTCGGCGTGGCGCTCATTGGTGTTCAGGAAGGCTCGGATATCGAGCTCGACCTGAGGCTGGAGGCCGTACACGAAGGAATTCTGGTATCAGGAACCGCCCTCGCCGAAGTAAAAGGTGAGTGCGGCCGATGCCTGGATCCCCTTGCGTATGACCTTGAGGTCAATGTGCAAGAGCTTTTCTTCTACGAGGGCGCCCTGCCCTCCGACGAGGAAGACGATGAAGAGCAACGTCGAGTCGAGCACGATCTGATCGATCTTGAGCCGGTGTTGCGGGACGCAGTCGTGACCGCGCTGCCGTTCCAGCCGGTGTGCCGGGAAGACTGCCAGGGTCTGTGCTCCGAATGCGGGGCGCGCCTGGAAGACGATCCGGGGCACCACCACGAGGTCGTAGATCCTCGCTGGGCTGCCCTGGCTGATCTGGCTAAGCCTGACCGGCAAAATTGA
- the mutM gene encoding bifunctional DNA-formamidopyrimidine glycosylase/DNA-(apurinic or apyrimidinic site) lyase: MPELPEVEVVRRGLVNWVRGRTITAVDVVDPRSVRRHALGPEDFAGNLEGAKVLDVVRRGKFLWMPLQGDGETRFNAHGSDSGFPGVALMAHLGMSGQLLMQDSSVPDEKHLKVRLRLSRVESMPEQLRFVDQRIFGGLFVTTLVPTDDGGPGGSAEDPVPVIAEEASHIARDPLDPHFSFDAFYRRIRKRKTGLKRALLDQGLVSGIGNIYADEALWRAKLHYARPTDTLRRSEAERVLAAARDVMTDALAAGGTSFDSLYVNVNGASGYFERSLNAYGREGEECRRCAAVGVRSIMKREQFMNRSSYTCPVCQPRPRNGRW; encoded by the coding sequence GTGCCTGAACTTCCCGAAGTCGAGGTGGTCCGCCGCGGCCTGGTCAACTGGGTCCGCGGCCGGACCATCACCGCCGTCGACGTGGTGGACCCGCGGTCGGTGCGGCGGCATGCCCTGGGGCCCGAGGATTTCGCCGGGAACCTGGAGGGGGCCAAAGTCCTCGACGTCGTCCGCCGCGGCAAGTTCCTGTGGATGCCGCTGCAGGGGGACGGGGAGACGCGGTTCAATGCACATGGCAGCGATTCCGGGTTCCCCGGGGTCGCGCTCATGGCGCACCTGGGCATGAGCGGGCAGCTCCTGATGCAGGACAGTTCGGTCCCGGACGAGAAGCACCTGAAGGTCCGGCTGCGGCTGAGCCGCGTTGAAAGCATGCCGGAGCAGCTGCGCTTTGTGGACCAGCGGATCTTCGGCGGCCTGTTCGTCACCACGCTCGTCCCCACGGACGACGGCGGGCCCGGCGGGAGCGCGGAGGACCCGGTGCCGGTCATCGCCGAGGAGGCCTCGCACATCGCACGCGACCCCCTGGACCCGCACTTTTCCTTCGACGCCTTCTACCGCCGCATCCGGAAGCGCAAGACCGGGCTGAAGCGCGCACTGCTGGACCAGGGGCTCGTCTCCGGCATCGGCAACATCTACGCGGACGAGGCCCTGTGGCGGGCAAAGCTGCACTACGCCCGGCCCACTGACACCCTCCGCCGGAGTGAGGCAGAGCGCGTCCTCGCCGCTGCCCGCGACGTCATGACCGATGCCCTGGCCGCGGGCGGCACCAGTTTCGATTCGCTGTACGTCAACGTCAACGGCGCGTCCGGTTATTTTGAACGGTCCCTCAACGCTTACGGCAGGGAGGGGGAGGAATGCCGGCGCTGCGCGGCGGTGGGGGTCCGCAGCATCATGAAGCGCGAACAGTTCATGAACCGCTCCTCCTACACCTGCCCTGTCTGCCAGCCGCGGCCGCGCAACGGCCGCTGGTGA
- a CDS encoding aminotransferase class I/II-fold pyridoxal phosphate-dependent enzyme — translation MTHSLPAPWQRAATGANLLGTDGALGVTIFEEMTTLAMQTGAINLGQGFPDEDGPAEIKAAAQAAIAEGSNQYAPGKGIPQLRRAVSAHQSRFYGLEPDPDTEIIITTGATEAIAASLLAFVGPGDEVLTFEPFYDSYGAIIGLSGAAHVTAPLLAPDFLPDTAALESAFTRRTKVVLLNNPHNPTGAVFPREVLQRVVDLARKHDAIIITDEVYEHLTFGVRHIPVATLPGAADRTITISSAGKTFSFTGWKVGWLSGPEHLVAAVRTVKQFLTYSSGTPFQSAIAAALALPDEFYEGISATLRQKRDILSEGLRAAGLRVFTPDGTYFVNVDTSPLGIRDSVDLARRLPGLVGVAAIPVPVFCHPEGAERTRSLLRFAFCKRNDILEEAATRLATLRDRL, via the coding sequence ATGACACATTCACTTCCGGCGCCATGGCAGCGTGCGGCCACCGGGGCGAACCTGCTGGGAACGGACGGCGCCCTGGGCGTGACGATCTTCGAGGAGATGACCACGCTGGCCATGCAGACCGGCGCCATCAACCTCGGCCAGGGATTCCCGGATGAGGACGGCCCTGCGGAAATCAAGGCGGCAGCCCAGGCGGCGATCGCCGAGGGCTCCAACCAGTACGCGCCCGGCAAAGGCATCCCCCAGCTCCGGAGGGCCGTGTCCGCACACCAGAGCCGGTTCTACGGGCTGGAACCGGACCCCGACACAGAGATCATCATCACCACCGGCGCCACGGAGGCAATCGCCGCGTCCCTGCTGGCGTTCGTCGGTCCGGGGGATGAGGTTCTGACCTTCGAGCCGTTCTACGACTCCTATGGCGCCATCATCGGGCTGTCCGGTGCCGCGCATGTCACCGCCCCGCTGCTTGCCCCTGATTTCCTTCCCGACACCGCTGCCCTGGAATCGGCGTTCACCCGCCGCACCAAGGTGGTGCTGCTAAACAACCCGCATAACCCGACCGGTGCCGTCTTCCCGCGCGAGGTGCTTCAGCGCGTCGTCGACCTCGCCCGGAAGCATGACGCCATCATCATCACGGACGAGGTGTACGAACACCTCACGTTCGGCGTCCGCCACATTCCGGTGGCCACGCTGCCGGGCGCCGCCGACAGGACGATCACCATCTCCTCGGCAGGCAAGACCTTCTCGTTCACCGGCTGGAAAGTGGGGTGGCTGAGCGGCCCGGAGCACCTGGTGGCGGCCGTGCGGACGGTGAAGCAATTCCTCACCTACAGTTCCGGCACCCCGTTCCAGAGCGCCATCGCCGCCGCGCTGGCCCTGCCCGATGAATTCTACGAGGGCATCTCCGCCACGCTGCGGCAGAAGCGCGACATCCTCAGCGAGGGGCTGCGCGCAGCGGGCCTGAGGGTGTTCACGCCCGACGGCACCTACTTCGTCAACGTGGACACTTCGCCGCTCGGTATCCGCGACTCCGTGGACCTGGCCCGGCGCCTGCCCGGGCTGGTGGGCGTGGCAGCGATTCCGGTGCCGGTGTTCTGCCACCCGGAGGGAGCGGAGCGGACCCGCAGCCTGCTGCGGTTCGCGTTCTGCAAGCGCAATGACATCCTCGAGGAGGCGGCCACGCGGCTGGCCACCCTCCGGGACAGGCTCTGA
- a CDS encoding spermidine synthase, with protein sequence MAGGTRASRFLRGIGQHAVIEPDTFTDGGFVLSIGGAEQSHVDLADPEDIFYEYLRRIGHIVDLAAPWGEPIRALHLGAGALTLARYIQVTRPGSVQYAVELERELLDFVLERLPLPEGTDLHTVIGDARAALAELPAELRFDVVILDIFSGPEAPGHIACTEFYQEAAALLTERGVLIVNVGDEPGLTLVRSQVAALRRAMTDVAACAEAGMFTGKYPGNMILAGTRKPWPPEWTAALTARGPHPARVLAGVELDGLSG encoded by the coding sequence GTGGCCGGCGGCACCCGGGCATCGCGTTTCCTGCGTGGCATCGGCCAGCACGCGGTCATAGAACCGGATACGTTTACGGACGGCGGGTTCGTGCTGAGCATTGGCGGGGCCGAGCAGTCCCACGTGGACCTCGCCGACCCCGAGGACATCTTTTATGAGTACCTGCGCCGCATCGGCCACATCGTGGACCTCGCCGCCCCGTGGGGTGAGCCAATTCGCGCGCTGCACCTGGGCGCCGGGGCCCTGACGCTGGCGCGGTACATCCAGGTGACCCGCCCCGGATCCGTGCAGTACGCCGTGGAACTGGAGCGCGAATTGCTGGACTTCGTGCTGGAGCGGCTGCCGCTGCCGGAGGGCACAGACCTCCACACGGTCATCGGTGATGCGCGCGCTGCCCTGGCGGAACTGCCCGCGGAGCTCCGGTTCGACGTCGTTATCCTTGACATCTTCTCCGGACCGGAGGCGCCTGGCCACATCGCCTGCACCGAGTTCTACCAGGAGGCGGCGGCGCTCCTCACCGAACGCGGCGTGCTGATCGTGAATGTCGGCGACGAGCCCGGCCTGACCCTCGTCCGGAGCCAGGTAGCCGCGCTGCGCAGGGCCATGACGGACGTGGCCGCCTGCGCCGAGGCGGGCATGTTCACCGGAAAGTATCCGGGCAACATGATCCTTGCCGGCACCCGGAAGCCATGGCCGCCCGAGTGGACTGCCGCCTTGACGGCCCGTGGGCCCCATCCGGCGAGGGTCCTGGCCGGTGTGGAGCTGGACGGGCTGTCCGGGTAG
- the rpmF gene encoding 50S ribosomal protein L32: MAVPKRKMSRSNTRARRSQWKATAPHLVKTVENGQVTYSLPHQAKVVTDSAGTALFLEYKGRKVADV; the protein is encoded by the coding sequence GTGGCTGTTCCCAAGCGGAAAATGTCTCGCTCGAATACCCGCGCCCGCCGTTCCCAGTGGAAGGCAACCGCGCCCCACCTGGTGAAGACCGTCGAGAACGGCCAGGTCACCTACAGCCTGCCGCACCAGGCAAAGGTCGTCACCGACTCGGCTGGCACTGCGCTGTTCCTTGAGTACAAGGGCCGCAAGGTCGCGGACGTCTAA
- the rnc gene encoding ribonuclease III, which translates to MSSTEELLKRLGVFIDAGTLRLALTHRSYAYENGGIPTNERLEFLGDSILGFSVTDALYRDNPTLPEGDLAKRRSAVVSTRALAGIGRSLGIGDYIYLGQGEKLTEGKNKASILADTMEALIGATYVSNDIETARQLVMRLIGPLLKDAAALGAGTDWKTSIQELAASRQLGSIYYAVEGSGPDHARTFVAELQIGGTAYGKGSGHSKKEAEQEAAADAWRRLSAPSESATGS; encoded by the coding sequence ATGTCTTCAACTGAAGAGCTTCTGAAGCGTCTCGGTGTCTTCATTGACGCCGGGACGCTTCGTCTTGCTCTGACACACCGGTCGTACGCCTACGAAAACGGCGGCATACCCACCAACGAGCGCCTTGAGTTCCTGGGCGACTCCATCCTGGGCTTCTCCGTCACCGATGCGCTGTACCGCGACAACCCGACGCTTCCCGAAGGCGACCTGGCCAAGCGCCGGTCAGCTGTCGTGAGCACGAGGGCCCTCGCCGGCATCGGCCGCAGCCTGGGCATCGGGGACTACATCTACCTCGGCCAGGGGGAGAAGCTCACAGAAGGCAAGAACAAGGCCTCGATTCTGGCTGACACCATGGAAGCGCTCATCGGTGCCACCTACGTGTCCAACGACATCGAGACCGCCCGCCAGCTGGTGATGCGCCTCATCGGTCCGCTCCTTAAGGACGCGGCAGCCCTCGGTGCCGGCACGGACTGGAAAACCAGCATCCAGGAGCTGGCGGCCAGCCGGCAGCTGGGCAGCATCTACTACGCGGTCGAGGGCTCCGGTCCGGACCACGCACGCACGTTCGTCGCCGAGCTTCAGATCGGCGGAACTGCCTACGGAAAGGGCTCCGGCCACTCCAAGAAGGAAGCCGAGCAGGAAGCTGCCGCGGATGCCTGGCGGAGGCTTTCCGCCCCCTCGGAATCCGCCACGGGCAGCTAA
- the coaD gene encoding pantetheine-phosphate adenylyltransferase, giving the protein MRRAVCPGSFDPIHNGHLEVIARAASLFDEVIVAVSTNYAKKYRFPLEERIEMARETLASLRGIVVEPVGEGLLAEYCRQRGVSAIVKGLRSSSDFDYELPMATMNRQLSGVETVFLPAEAHYVHLSSTLIKEVASLGGSVSEYVPRSVLKRLLAGAPSAGHPSRG; this is encoded by the coding sequence ATGAGACGCGCCGTATGCCCAGGCTCCTTCGATCCCATCCACAACGGACACCTCGAGGTGATTGCCAGAGCCGCGAGCCTGTTTGACGAAGTGATCGTCGCCGTGTCCACCAACTATGCCAAGAAGTACCGGTTTCCGCTGGAGGAACGGATTGAGATGGCCAGGGAGACGCTGGCCTCGCTGCGCGGCATCGTGGTGGAGCCGGTCGGAGAGGGCCTGCTGGCGGAGTACTGCCGCCAGCGCGGGGTGTCTGCCATCGTCAAGGGGCTGCGGTCGTCGTCGGACTTCGACTACGAGCTTCCCATGGCCACCATGAACCGCCAGCTGAGCGGCGTGGAGACCGTGTTCCTTCCGGCCGAGGCGCACTACGTCCACCTCTCCTCGACGCTGATCAAGGAAGTGGCTTCCCTGGGCGGGAGCGTCTCCGAATATGTTCCGCGGTCTGTGCTGAAACGGCTGCTTGCGGGCGCGCCTTCGGCCGGCCACCCTTCCAGGGGGTAG